In the genome of Kluyveromyces marxianus DMKU3-1042 DNA, complete genome, chromosome 1, one region contains:
- the IGD1 gene encoding Igd1p — MPSQSHQAGQAPGQSHGNLQAPLKPEFLESRDFTALDNPPEPKRTPDPFAQKKESKNGDYLSDLLSSVSKRLQGVHSTNTTDHRHFFQQKSEPETLREPPEHPQAGEEVKFKDSYQDKHRDSDKGEGEVRSNSNSNSHSSRSGSSGEIPPFKRRNSSLYEDFKKDYYDNIHMFDPPK; from the coding sequence ATGCCATCACAAAGCCATCAAGCAGGACAAGCGCCAGGCCAGAGCCATGGAAATTTACAAGCACCTTTGAAACCAGAATTTCTGGAGTCTAGAGACTTTACTGCGTTGGATAATCCACCAGAACCAAAGAGAACCCCGGATCCATTTGCTCAGAAGAAGGAGTCTAAGAATGGGGATTACTTGAGTGATTTGCTCTCCTCTGTGTCGAAAAGGCTACAGGGGGTGCATTCGACGAATACTACAGATCACAGACACTTTTTCCAGCAGAAATCTGAGCCAGAAACGTTGCGAGAGCCTCCAGAACACCCGCAAGCCGGGGAAGAGGTGAAATTCAAGGACTCGTACCAAGACAAACATAGAGACAGCGACAagggagagggagaggTACGCTCgaattctaattctaattcgCATTCGTCTAGGTCGGGGTCCAGTGGTGAGATACCTCctttcaaaagaaggaactCGTCGCTATATGAggatttcaagaaagactATTACGATAATATCCATATGTTCGACCCTCCaaagtaa
- a CDS encoding inorganic pyrophosphatase — translation MDLQAPDEDLRYMALKSYIDRQWKQENKGIDQGQGQGIGQGPSNDQDIVLLGLHDSSVLIQDLASTSLVVSFCRCKHPQAVVGLFRSLLDDASLPCTRALKTLLLETQQQQQHYLSVSFENIEHYVSKLVSQPMVQSVHWDVVVLLLEQYSELKPLDSVFSQGLGPGLGLGPGSQDPQGPQGPQEGPSIPDPVVKAFVPYLSRILVSSYPFTLRQLALVSELYPHKFTRTRALQILSEVTRIPPEGPQGPESPQGQGLPENVRLTYNLFWFWYSSEGVPPEILAFLETLRHYSKDEGDLDDASDSDEFDISLSDDEDGEITSSSDHQRVAELESLISRFDSLIESLTALSQTESQHLDMPPEPEPPLYAEITRSLAIAPATATATATATPDSDHLLENWLKEFQNYNLAYTLSIVNQLLDSEFTLYHAQWLITLAPRLPLHTLLHFLPKFIPFLKPTKRFIHVIQVGNLKQRQDAASNLRLQLWSLLNSLLHFNQQSLNLPQLRILQLIIPYLQFGLKDAAKDPVLEPILTQILHKLAHHCGPLIITHEDLLQSLHSLDQEQYPGIRQLIALIDFKLI, via the coding sequence ATGGATCTTCAGGCCCCAGATGAGGATCTCAGGTACATGGCCTTGAAGTCGTATATCGACAGGCAATGGAAACAAGAGAATAAGGGCATTGaccaaggccaaggccaaggcaTTGGCCAAGGCCCTAGCAATGACCAAGATATCGTGCTCCTCGGATTGCACGACAGCAGCGTGCTCATCCAGGACTTGGCGTCCACCTCGCTCGTGGTGTCGTTTTGCAGGTGCAAGCACCCGCAAGCAGTCGTCGGATTGTTCCGGTCGCTCTTGGACGATGCGTCCCTCCCCTGCACGCGAGCCCTCAAGACGTTGTTGCTAGAGacgcagcagcagcagcagcactACCTCTCCGTCTCGTTCGAAAACATCGAGCACTACGTCTCGAAACTCGTTTCCCAGCCGATGGTCCAATCGGTCCACTGGGACGTGGTCGTGCTGTTGCTCGAGCAGTACTCCGAATTGAAGCCGCTCGATTCGGTGTTTAGCCAGGGCCTTGGCCctggccttggccttggtCCTGGATCTCAGGACCCTCAGGGCCCTCAGGGCCCTCAGGAGGGACCCAGCATCCCCGATCCCGTCGTCAAGGCTTTCGTGCCCTACTTGTCCCGGATCCTCGTCTCGTCCTACCCCTTCACGCTTCGCCAGCTAGCACTCGTTTCGGAGTTGTACCCGCACAAATTCACCCGCACCAGAGCCCTCCAGATCTTGTCTGAGGTCACCAGGATCCCTCCTGAGGGCCCCCAGGGCCCTGAGAGCCcccagggccagggcctCCCGGAAAACGTGCGCCTAACCTACAACTtgttctggttctggtacTCCTCCGAAGGCGTGCCCCCAGAGATACTCGCCTTCCTCGAAACCCTCAGGCACTACTCCAAAGACGAAGGAGACCTAGACGACGCCTCCGATTCAGACGAATTCGATATCTCGTTGTCCGACGACGAGGACGGAGAAATCACTTCTTCAAGCGACCACCAGCGCGTCGCAGAACTCGAATCGCTCATTTCCCGCTTCGACTCCCTCATCGAGTCCCTAACAGCCCTCTCCCAAACCGAATCGCAACACCTTGACATGCCTCCTGAACCTGAGCCACCACTCTACGCAGAAATCACCCGCTCGCTAGCAATAGCCCCAGCCACAGCTACAGCTACAGCTACAGCAACTCCCGACTCTGACCACCTCCTAGAAAACTGGCTCAAAGAGTTCCAAAACTACAACCTCGCATACACACTCTCCATCGTCAACCAGCTCCTAGACTCCGAATTCACCCTCTACCACGCCCAATGGCTCATCACCCTCGCCCCAAGACTACCGCTCCACACACTCCTCCACTTCTTGCCCAAATTCATACCCTTCTTGAAACCAACAAAAAGATTCATCCACGTCATCCAAGTAGGAAACTTGAAACAACGTCAAGACGCTGCATCAAACCTCAGATTGCAGCTCTGGTCCCTTCTCAACTCCCTCCTACACTTCAACCAGCAATCACTCAACCTACCACAACTACGCATCCTACAACTCATCATCCCATACTTGCAATTCGGACTCAAAGACGCCGCAAAGGACCCCGTCCTCGAGCCAATCTTGACCCAAATCCTCCACAAATTGGCCCACCACTGCGGGCCCTTGATCATCACCCATGAGGACCTGCTCCAATCCCTACACTCCCTAGACCAGGAACAGTACCCTGGCATCCGCCAGCTCATCGCACTGATCGACTTCAAACTGATATAG
- the PGK1 gene encoding phosphoglycerate kinase, whose protein sequence is MSLSSKLTVKDLDVAGKRVFIRVDFNVPLDGKKITSNQRIVAALPTIQYVLEHKPKAVVLASHLGRPNGSPNDKYSLEPVSVELSKLLGKPVTFLHDCVGDDVTKAVNNAKDGEVFLLENLRFHIEEEGSKKVDGQKVKADKADVEKFRHQLSSLADVYVNDAFGTAHRAHSSIVGFDLPQRAAGFLLSKELEYFAKALENPTRPFLAILGGAKVADKIQLIDNLLDKVDSLIIGGGMAFTFKKVLENTEIGDSIYDAAGAELVPKLIAKAKANNVKIVLPTDFVIGDKFANDANTKVVTDKEGIPAGWQGLDNGPETRKAFAATVAEAKTIVWNGPPGVFEFDIFAKGTEALLDAVVASSQAGNTVIIGGGDTATVAKKYGVVDKISHVSTGGGASLELLEGKELPGVTFLSNKQ, encoded by the coding sequence ATGTCTTTGAGTTCTAAGTTGACAGTCAAGGATTTGGACGTTGCTGGTAAGAGAGTCTTCATCAGAGTGGACTTCAACGTTCCATTGGACGGTAAGAAGATTACCTCCAACCAAAGAATTGTTGCTGCTTTGCCAACTATCCAATACGTTTTGGAACACAAGCCAAAGGCCGTTGTGTTGGCTTCCCACTTGGGTAGACCAAACGGTTCTCCAAACGACAAGTACTCTTTGGAACCAGTTTCCGTTGAATTGTCCAAGTTGTTGGGCAAGCCAGTCACTTTCTTGCACGACTGTGTCGGTGACGATGTCACCAAGGCCGTCAACAACGCCAAGGACGGTGAAGTTTTCCTATTGGAGAACTTGAGATTCCACATCGAGGAAGAAGGTTCCAAGAAGGTGGACGGCCAAAAGGTCAAGGCTGACAAGGCCGACGTTGAGAAGTTCAGACACCAATTGAGCTCCTTGGCCGACGTTTACGTGAACGATGCCTTTGGTACCGCTCACAGAGCCCACTCCTCCATTGTCGGTTTCGACTTGCCTCAAAGAGCTGCCGGTTTCTTGTTGTCCAAGGAATTGGAATACTTCGCCAAGGCTTTGGAAAACCCAACCAGACCATTCTTGGCCATCCTAGGTGGTGCCAAGGTCGCTGACAAGATCCAATTGATCGACAACTTGTTGGACAAGGTCGACTCCTTGATCATCGGTGGTGGTATGGCCTTCACCTTCaagaaggttttggaaAACACCGAAATCGGTGACTCCATCTACGACGCTGCCGGTGCCGAATTGGTTCCAAAGTTGATCGCtaaggccaaggccaacAACGTCAAGATCGTCTTGCCAACTGACTTCGTCATTGGTGACAAGTTCGCCAACGACGCCAACACAAAGGTCGTCACCGACAAGGAAGGTATCCCAGCCGGCTGGCAAGGGTTGGACAACGGTCCAGAGACCAGAAAGGCCTTTGCTGCTACCGTTGCCGAAGCCAAGACCATCGTCTGGAACGGTCCTCCAGGTGTCTTCGAATTCGACATCTTCGCCAAGGGTACCGAAGCTCTATTGGACGCCGTCGTCGCCTCCTCTCAAGCCGGTAACACCGTCATCATCGGTGGTGGTGACACCGCTACCGTCGCCAAGAAGTACGGTGTCGTTGACAAGATCTCTCACGTCTCtactggtggtggtgcttctttggaattgttggaaGGTAAGGAATTGCCAGGTGTCACTTTCTTGTCCAACAAGCAATAA
- the POL4 gene encoding DNA-directed DNA polymerase IV, which yields MLKGRKFVVLPNEETPRRRYMRTLIEKNGGDNGYEVGLVDDSFVSGGHVTKHKLFYAELNPKNVPLERLQLFKLSDLTKWLKYKYVDLSQPLQLHEEIVVDEEGDDSQESNNGSRQVIVEQKREAQNDVGKTEPNTIPNSSNPNSQLIKVLRQLEKRYKLQNDIFRSLGYQKAIKKLQTVQDKIETEDDALRNGLSAGLSRKVPMLLQLSAGRGSELNMDLKEQTQRYFQQCHGIGVFTSQQFVNMGYTSFQDLVPFMNWVQLTGLAFYEDWQLPIPREETKKHESVIRDAISEVSPELQMEITGSYRRGSRTSGDIDIVVHIPGQDDLDYVSAQLQKVIVKLVESGYIICPLNLNETLKEAFEPWFRQLFSHFDKRFDVKTYDEAVHKFYCGAAVDMMGEQEGEQEGESRHVIPFKSQDLRYKMSVGGGKVCRRVDFLISGYSGLGATKLYFTGNDDFNKKCRTVAKQRGFVLRNDGLYREGQLIPLGDEYEVLDMLGIERLEPEQRNI from the coding sequence ATGTTGAAGGGTCGTAAGTTTGTGGTGCTTCCCAATGAGGAGACCCCACGGCGCCGGTACATGCGTACTTTGATTGAGAAGAACGGTGGTGACAATGGATATGAGGTTGGGTTGGTCGATGATAGTTTTGTTAGCGGAGGACATGTAACTAAGCACAAATTATTCTATGCCGAGTTGAATCCAAAGAATGTACCGTTGGAAAGGCTACAGTTATTCAAGTTGTCTGACTTGACGAAATGGTTGAAGTATAAGTATGTTGATCTTTCGCAACCGTTGCAGTTGCATGAGGAAATTGtagttgatgaagaaggtgatgaTAGTCAAGAGAGTAATAACGGTTCTCGACAAGTTATTGTTGAGcaaaaaagagaagctCAAAACGATGTTGGTAAAACTGAACCGAATACCATACCTAACAGTTCTAATCCTAATTCGCAATTGATTAAGGTGCTTCGACAATTAGAGAAAAGGTACAAGTTGCAGAATGACATATTTCGGTCGCTTGGATACCAGAAGGCTATCAAAAAGTTACAAACAGTACAAGACAAAATCGAAACGGAAGACGATGCCCTTCGCAATGGATTATCAGCTGGATTATCCAGAAAGGTTCCGATGCTTCTCCAGTTAAGTGCAGGCCGTGGTTCCGAGTTGAACATGGACCTGAAAGAGCAAACGCAACGGTATTTCCAGCAGTGCCACGGCATTGGTGTTTTCACATCGCAGCAGTTTGTGAACATGGGGTACACGAGTTTCCAGGATCTTGTTCCCTTTATGAACTGGGTTCAGTTAACGGGATTAGCCTTCTACGAAGATTGGCAACTCCCGATACCGCGGGAGGAGACGAAGAAGCACGAGTCCGTTATTCGGGATGCGATTTCCGAGGTGAGCCCTGAATTGCAGATGGAAATCACTGGCTCGTACCGTCGAGGAAGCAGGACAAGCGGGGATATTGACATTGTCGTTCATATTCCAGGACAAGATGACTTGGACTACGTATCTGCACAGTTACAAAAAGTGATTGTCAAGCTAGTGGAATCTGGCTACATAATATGTCCGTTGAACTTGAACGAGACGTTGAAGGAAGCGTTCGAGCCGTGGTTTCGCCAACTCTTTTCTCATTTCGACAAGCGGTTCGATGTGAAGACGTACGATGAAGCGGTGCATAAGTTCTATTGCGGTGCTGCGGTTGATATGATGGGAGAGCAAGAGGGAGAGCAAGAGGGAGAGTCTCGTCACGTGATTCCATTTAAGAGCCAGGATTTGCGGTACAAGATGAGCGTTGGTGGAGGCAAAGTGTGTCGTCGGGTGGACTTTCTAATCTCTGGGTACAGCGGCCTTGGGGCGACGAAGTTGTACTTTACTGGGAACGACgatttcaacaagaagtgCCGTACGGTAGCGAAGCAGAGGGGGTTTGTGCTTCGGAACGACGGATTGTACCGGGAGGGCCAGCTGATCCCGTTGGGGGACGAGTACGAAGTTCTCGATATGCTAGGGATCGAGCGGCTCGAACCTGAGCAGCGTAACATCTAG
- the CTO1 gene encoding Cto1p, which yields MLKRILVLDFDGTITTKDTTSLIGESVYRLKNVKVPWNHYTKVYEAHHVPKPRSLGTNPWITVCNYERDAKSCELASINELEAQDHFKDVVIQDLLQVVKPQVQVRPGLREMMGQFHETYIVSLNWSKDLIHDLTGVRKGNIFCNDLISRDNVTYNGHFTKQVVTGLDKYNLLKDKILDPKSEVTYIGDSFGDLPCILAEGVKGYIIGDSLKHLQLDVPTIQGFDEVQC from the coding sequence ATGCTAAAAAGAATTCTGGTGCTTGATTTTGATGGGACCATCACCACGAAAGACACTACTAGTCTGATTGGCGAGTCGGTGTACAGGCTAAAGAACGTGAAGGTTCCTTGGAATCACTATACCAAGGTTTATGAGGCACATCATGTTCCAAAACCTAGAAGCTTGGGTACTAATCCATGGATTACGGTTTGTAACTACGAACGCGATGCCAAAAGCTGTGAGCTGGCGTCCATTAACGAGCTAGAAGCGCAAGATCATTTCAAAGACGTGGTCATACAAGATCTTCTGCAAGTGGTGAAACCGCAGGTTCAAGTGCGGCCTGGGTTGCGTGAGATGATGGGCCAATTTCACGAGACGTACATTGTGTCGTTGAATTGGTCAAAGGATCTGATTCACGATCTGACCGGTGTGCGTAAGGGCAATATCTTCTGCAATGATTTgatatcacgtgataatGTTACTTACAACGGACACTTTACAAAGCAAGTGGTTACTGGACTAGACAAGTACAATCTCTTGAAGGATAAGATTCTTGATCCAAAGAGTGAGGTGACGTATATCGGTGACAGTTTTGGTGATCTTCCCTGTATACTAGCAGAGGGAGTTAAAGGGTATATTATTGGTGATTCTTTGAAGCATTTACAACTAGATGTTCCCACTATTCAAGGGTTCGATGAGGTACAATGTTGA
- the RBP95 gene encoding RNA-binding ribosome assembly factor RBP95 — translation MSEHVPAWKRFQIKGSDEGKKVEDELDSLIVSTHLSTGSLSKKEKKRIIQGHKGDVGTTNKVSKKSKDRKREKLAKEERLKKKQVVLKDQLRYLINFYTMKLELELPEAVKELPSVKENIALQTGAEEEEQNTVKEVWKFSKQKQNWLIKHFTFLDEIPAEFDPLMVKYFKDLQGGSKEQLQKSCLEIVNRYNECMEKQKEEMAKIVLGEAETDKKEDAKDADKDESSEETKEDSKEQTAAEKKDEILPPSKDLLKRACSMLDAWNIQYQLVE, via the coding sequence ATGTCAGAACACGTACCGGCTTGGAAAAGATTTCAAATCAAAGGATCAGATGAAGGTAAGAAGGTTGAAGATGAACTAGACTCGTTGATTGTGTCAACACATCTATCAACTGGGTCGCTTTcgaagaaggagaagaagaggattATACAGGGCCATAAGGGTGATGTTGGTACCACGAATAAGGTCAGCAAAAAGAGCAAAGAcaggaaaagagagaagtTGgctaaagaagagagactaaagaagaagcaggTTGTTTTGAAGGATCAATTAAGATATTTGATTAACTTCTACACCATGAAGCTGGAACTGGAATTACCAGAAGCTGTCAAGGAACTACCTAGTGTCAAGGAGAATATAGCGCTTCAGACTGGtgcggaagaagaagaacagaatACAGTAAAGGAAGTTTGGAAGTTTAGCAAGCAGAAACAGAACTGGCTCATCAAGCACTTTACTTTCCTAGACGAAATCCCAGCTGAATTTGATCCTCTTATGGTCAAGTATTTCAAGGATCTCCAAGGTGGGTCCAAGGAACAGCTACAGAAAAGTTGTCTGGAAATCGTAAACAGATATAACGAGTGTATGGAGAAGCAAAAGGAAGAAATGGCGAAGATTGTTTTGGGAGAGGCCGAAACAGATAAGAAAGAGGATGCTAAGGATGCTGACAAGGACGAGTCCTCAGAGGAAACCAAAGAGGATTCCAAGGAACAAACTGCAGCTGAGAAGAAGGACGAAATATTACCACCTAGCAAAGATCTTTTAAAGAGAGCCTGTTCCATGCTAGACGCTTGGAACATTCAGTACCAGCTCGTAGAATGA
- a CDS encoding glycoside hydrolase (family 1, active site): MNETLENDGNNERSCVLELLRKPFKQRLRYEEATKQALEELSYSKDKELARRNVFPLLKVLPIRLIKSDNKRSDMFHSLRQYCKTNKHKSYGEEWPTELADSMGLDSLLDWDFDTDAHEDTNGSTRANYKPTETLIITERTVAVQGYQHIFTTNCRIIDAIVIPNQNQTNKNDTCLICLSTGEIISLDFCYSWESAIYNIECVCTGGNPNPSSVKLEARFIYSSEDDTVMLVTSLLVMCVVALHKRERTFFKPEFNVLLQIGCDVSSSTWQAGKLLYMVKRASEAMDCVLIEQDVLRFGPFEEILTISDVHDSDKLVILERDNVLQINAVSKMGSIISGGLQRTFVGALDVKFSKEVDVHIHDLGRVFNEPLKKAHLLVLENSVVVLCMATDTTNKIISFVVTRLPIPIDDITIEQLDTNDLATFLVVSRAEVYRYTIDFHEAIAKEMTSENDSVLADEMPLANVTNVFKMTEGYEDIEDIFRFKDMVLLRSKNKTYHLPRAPNRPVVHMDQLAFFTEFQAFHEVKVYNLKQQEDGVSSVQENKFGPIPIRHEDPQVEQYILVGLSFFCSAEAYYVEVVNNEQVEFQIIDDLLPETQERMIEFGIIDGKFISVTETAVYVNDFEGVKSHTLPFSVTGARVTKECGILVWPEGQGQGEGQEQEQEQANVYSIDWETGNATATATNAETLTQNPDQYDTIDAIKLDATAAPLDWAKSTVTGKILLGSTNTGTVREIDTDGPMRLAKLTGPWIVFYNATSVNVLNVLLEGCQACCMDHPDSIIVEVTCPQTSSSASSSASSSSTHVFTLHDNGLAVNSIRVNEPHGRPSLEQDWAGMEWTIEMGSDLRIVSNSDMSKLIYIQDGDSGALQVENRPKHKLPGEIVGYAILDDEARRLCVLSFGENALWADVFTRGIDKKKKAAAETLQWESRTKALALEGGTNLCWSPGPGPGPGPGRIRGRSRRLPGRTAGQFVTVVSENGAAEVLQLSLRPDSASEENKLAADKRLSIPMVEEREGGNSCQFFDSGGYVVRVTHNATGSSTSTSSITTPSAAGPGGSPDSGQDSSQDSSQDISQDISPSGSVVVTVYSAVPCGTTMRIEKKSGDFRYSDSF; the protein is encoded by the coding sequence ATGAATGAAACTCTCGAGAATGACGGCAATAATGAGAGATCGTGTGTGCTTGAACTACTCCGAAAGCCTTTCAAACAGCGGCTACGGTATGAAGAGGCGACAAAACAAGCCCTTGAAGAGCTTTCATACAGCAAAGACAAGGAATTGGCTCGGAGAAATGTGTTTCCTTTGTTAAAAGTACTTCCAATCCGGTTAATCAAGTCAGATAATAAGAGATCCGATATGTTTCATTCACTAAGACAGTATTGCAAGACTAATAAACATAAAAGCTACGGAGAGGAATGGCCTACAGAACTTGCTGATTCAATGGGCCTTGATTCTCTACTCGACTGGGATTTTGATACTGATGCGCATGAAGATACAAACGGCAGCACCAGAGCTAATTATAAACCGACTGAAACACTTATTATTACGGAAAGGACCGTCGCAGTTCAAGGCTACCAACATATATTCACTACCAATTGTAGAATTATAGACGCAATTGTAAtaccaaaccaaaatcagACGAATAAAAACGATACCTGTTTAATATGTCTCTCCACAGGTGAGATTATTTCATTAGATTTCTGTTACTCTTGGGAATCTGCAATATACAATATCGAATGTGTGTGCACGGGTGGTAACCCAAATCCTTCAAGCGTGAAACTAGAGGCTAGATTTATCTACTCTAGCGAGGATGATACGGTCATGCTGGTAACGTCTCTGCTTGTGATGTGTGTTGTAGCCTTACataagagagaaagaacgTTTTTCAAGCCCGAATTCAATGTATTATTACAGATTGGATGTGATGTTTCCTCTTCTACATGGCAGGCAGGAAAACTCTTGTATATGGTTAAAAGGGCATCAGAAGCCATGGATTGCGTTTTGATAGAACAAGATGTGTTAAGATTTGGgccatttgaagaaatccTTACGATTAGCGACGTTCATGATAGCGACAAGCTCGTCATACTCGAGAGAGATAATGTCTTACAAATAAATGCCGTATCTAAGATGGGCAGCATTATATCTGGTGGTTTGCAAAGAACTTTTGTTGGTGCACTGGACGTCAAATTCTCAAAAGAGGTTGATGTACATATACACGATCTTGGGCGAGTGTTCAACGAACCGCTGAAAAAGGCGCACCTTTTAGTGCTCGAAAACTCCGTAGTTGTTCTGTGCATGGCAACGGACACTACCAATAAGATCATATCATTCGTGGTAACAAGGCTCCCGATACCGATTGACGACATTACAATTGAGCAACTGGACACAAATGACCTGGCTACATTTTTGGTGGTCTCTCGCGCAGAAGTGTACAGGTATACTATAGATTTCCATGAAGCAATTGCCAAGGAGATGACATCTGAAAATGACTCCGTTCTGGCTGATGAGATGCCACTAGCGAACGTGACGAACGTGTTCAAGATGACAGAGGGCTACGAGGACATCGAGGACATTTTCAGATTCAAAGACATGGTGTTGCTGCGATCCAAGAACAAAACGTATCACCTGCCAAGAGCACCTAACAGGCCAGTGGTTCATATGGACCAACTAGCTTTCTTCACGGAGTTCCAAGCGTTCCACGAGGTGAAAGTGTACAACTTGAAGCAGCAAGAAGATGGTGTGTCTTCTGTGCAGGAAAATAAATTCGGTCCCATACCTATCAGACACGAGGATCCGCAGGTGGAACAATACATTTTGGTGGGACTGTCGTTCTTTTGCTCTGCTGAAGCATACTACGTAGAAGTTGTGAACAACGAACAGGTAGAGTTCCAAATCATCGACGATCTGTTACCGGAAACGCAAGAGCGCATGATCGAATTCGGAATAATAGACGGCAAGTTCATCTCGGTAACCGAGACAGCGGTTTACGTGAACGACTTTGAGGGAGTGAAGTCACACACATTACCCTTCAGCGTGACTGGGGCGCGAGTGACGAAGGAATGTGGAATACTGGTGTGGCCAgagggccagggccagggcgAGGgccaagaacaagaacaagaacaggCCAATGTCTATTCTATAGACTGGGAAACGGGAAACGCAACCGCAACCGCAACAAACGCAGAAACGCTCACACAAAATCCAGACCAATACGACACCATAGACGCCATAAAGCTGGATGCCACTGCTGCACCGCTGGACTGGGCGAAAAGCACCGTTACCGGAAAGATCCTACTGGGATCGACCAACACAGGCACCGTGCGCGAGATCGACACAGACGGACCCATGAGACTGGCAAAACTCACGGGCCCATGGATCGTGTTCTACAATGCCACCTCCGTGAACGTGCTGAACGTCCTGCTGGAAGGATGCCAAGCATGCTGCATGGACCATCCGGACTCGATAATCGTCGAAGTCACGTGCCCACAAACAAGTTCCAGTGCCAGTTCCAGTGCCAGTTCCAGTTCTACACATGTGTTCACGTTGCATGACAACGGACTGGCGGTAAACAGCATACGCGTGAACGAACCGCATGGCAGGCCTTCTCTCGAGCAGGACTGGGCTGGAATGGAGTGGACCATCGAAATGGGTTCTGATCTGAGGATAGTGAGCAACAGCGACATGTCGAAACTGATATACATACAAGACGGAGACAGCGGCGCGTTACAGGTTGAGAACCGGCCGAAACACAAGCTGCCAGGCGAGATAGTTGGATATGCGATTCTCGATGACGAGGCACGGCGTTTGTGTGTATTGAGTTTCGGAGAAAATGCCCTGTGGGCCGATGTGTTCACCAGAGGTATagataagaagaagaaggcgGCGGCAGAGACGCTTCAGTGGGAATCGCGCACCAAGGCACTAGCGCTAGAAGGAGGAACCAACCTGTGCTGGAGCCCTGGGCCTggcccaggcccaggcccTGGCCGGATCCGCGGCCGGAGCCGACGGCTGCCGGGACGCACTGCTGGACAATTTGTGACTGTCGTTTCGGAGAACGGAGCCGCCGAAGTCTTGCAGCTGAGCCTACGGCCGGACAGTGCCTCTGAAGAGAATAAGTTAGCCGCCGACAAGAGACTGTCCATTCCTATGGtggaagagagagagggaggAAACTCGTGCCAGTTTTTCGACAGCGGCGGATACGTTGTTCGGGTAACACACAATGCTACAggtagtagtactagtacCAGTAGTATCACCACTCCGTCTGCCGCTGGCCCGGGCGGTAGCCCGGACAGCGGCCAGGACAGCAGCCAGGACAGCAGCCAGGACATCAGCCAGGACATCAGCCCAAGCGGAAGCGTGGTAGTAACTGTTTACAGTGCGGTACCGTGTGGCACGACCATGCGcatcgaaaaaaaatctgGGGATTTTCGCTATAGCGATTCCTTTTGA